A window of Brachybacterium fresconis contains these coding sequences:
- a CDS encoding TetR/AcrR family transcriptional regulator — MEDRRRPGRPAADDETIDADHVLSSALAVFAVQGYDAVSLRRLSAELGMGHTFLSDRFGYKEKLWQAAVEHAVSKSGPPVVEALRADAPDDLTRLIGAVRAMHRTAFDEAGLAALIDQESRQDTERLAYIYDLIRPVNDELRAIFERVVATGECRPMPWYMFYFLVTAPTSLYVQPPLAALLGRPGDAEDHELLSELVLGGLLA, encoded by the coding sequence ATGGAAGATCGACGACGTCCGGGCCGCCCTGCGGCTGACGACGAGACGATCGACGCGGATCACGTGTTGTCCAGCGCCCTCGCGGTGTTCGCGGTGCAGGGTTACGACGCCGTCTCGTTGCGCCGGTTGAGCGCCGAGCTCGGGATGGGGCACACTTTCCTCTCCGACCGCTTCGGATACAAAGAGAAGCTCTGGCAAGCCGCAGTCGAGCATGCGGTGAGTAAGTCGGGACCGCCGGTCGTGGAGGCACTGCGCGCTGATGCCCCGGACGACCTGACGCGGCTCATCGGGGCAGTCAGGGCCATGCACCGTACGGCGTTCGACGAGGCCGGGCTGGCAGCCCTGATCGATCAGGAATCACGTCAGGACACTGAGCGGCTCGCCTACATCTACGACCTGATCCGCCCGGTGAACGACGAACTCCGGGCGATCTTCGAGCGAGTCGTCGCGACCGGGGAGTGCCGGCCGATGCCGTGGTACATGTTCTACTTCCTCGTCACCGCTCCCACGAGCCTCTATGTGCAGCCGCCTCTCGCGGCATTGCTGGGGCGTCCTGGCGACGCGGAGGATCACGAGCTGCTCTCGGAGCTCGTCCTGGGCGGTCTGCTGGCATGA